The Streptomyces sp. Alt3 genome has a segment encoding these proteins:
- a CDS encoding dipeptidase has translation MDNLDRARLLLAGHPVVDGHNDLPWALREQVGYDLDARDISRDQTGTLHTDIPRLRAGGVGAQFWSVYVAPHLAGDDAVSATLEQIDVVGEMLARYPDDLRRALTADDMEKARAEGRIASLMGAEGGHSINNSLATLRALHTLGVRYMTLTHNDNTDWADSATDSPRVGGLSEFGREVVREMNRVGMLVDLSHVAATTMRDALATSVAPVIFSHSSARAVCDHPRNIPDDVLRMLAANGGVAMATFVPKFVLPAAVEWTLAADRNMREHGLHHLDTTPAAMRIHADFEALNPRPMATVATIADHLDHMREIAGIDHIGVGGDYDGTAFLPLGLEDVSGYPHLIAELLTRGWSETDLAKLTWQNAVRVLRDAEAVSRDLSARVGPSHATIDELDGPTG, from the coding sequence ATGGACAACCTGGACCGCGCCCGGCTGCTCCTCGCCGGCCACCCCGTCGTCGACGGCCACAACGACCTCCCCTGGGCGCTGCGCGAGCAGGTCGGCTACGACCTCGACGCCCGTGACATCTCGCGGGACCAGACCGGCACCCTGCACACCGACATCCCGCGGCTGCGGGCCGGCGGTGTCGGCGCGCAGTTCTGGTCCGTCTACGTCGCACCCCATCTGGCCGGTGACGACGCGGTCAGCGCCACGCTGGAGCAGATCGACGTCGTGGGCGAGATGCTGGCCCGCTACCCGGACGACCTGCGCCGCGCCCTCACCGCGGACGACATGGAGAAGGCCCGCGCCGAGGGGCGCATCGCCTCCCTGATGGGGGCCGAGGGCGGCCACTCGATCAACAACTCCCTGGCCACCCTCCGGGCCCTGCACACCCTGGGCGTCCGCTACATGACGCTCACGCACAACGACAACACCGACTGGGCGGACTCGGCGACCGACTCCCCGCGCGTCGGCGGGCTCTCGGAGTTCGGCCGTGAGGTCGTGCGTGAGATGAACCGTGTCGGGATGCTGGTCGACCTCTCCCACGTGGCGGCCACCACGATGCGCGACGCGCTCGCGACCTCCGTCGCGCCGGTGATCTTCTCGCACTCCTCCGCCCGGGCGGTCTGCGACCACCCGCGCAACATCCCCGACGACGTGCTGCGGATGCTCGCGGCCAACGGCGGTGTGGCCATGGCGACCTTCGTGCCGAAGTTCGTCCTGCCCGCGGCCGTCGAGTGGACGCTCGCCGCCGACCGCAACATGCGGGAGCACGGCCTGCACCACCTGGACACCACCCCGGCCGCCATGCGGATCCACGCGGACTTCGAAGCGCTCAACCCGCGCCCGATGGCCACCGTGGCGACGATCGCCGACCACCTCGACCACATGCGGGAGATCGCCGGGATCGACCACATCGGTGTCGGTGGGGACTACGACGGCACGGCCTTCCTCCCGCTGGGGCTGGAGGACGTCTCGGGCTATCCGCACCTGATCGCGGAGCTGCTCACCCGCGGCTGGTCGGAGACAGACCTGGCCAAGCTGACGTGGCAGAACGCCGTGCGTGTCCTGCGTGACGCGGAAGCGGTGTCCCGTGACCTGAGCGCCCGCGTCGGGCCCTCCCACGCGACGATCGACGAGCTGGACGGCCCGACGGGCTGA
- a CDS encoding helix-turn-helix domain-containing protein — protein sequence MSVDGAGTQHGDGGADEPGWDVDPDDESGVAVIATVGRQIKAWRESAGMRAGEFGAAIGYGEDLVYKVEGGRRIPRPEFLDRADEVLRAGGKLAAMKQDVAEVRYPKKVRDLAKMEAKAVELAAYGNHNIHGLLQTETYMRALLATRRPAYSRPELERMVEARMARRSVFEREPAPEFSFVQEEVTLRRPIGGTMVLRQQLERLVEVGNLPNVEIQVMPTCRGDHPGTGGRIQVLKFGDGSAVGRTDNEFAGRPVSDPKQLRILELRYGIIRARALSPGESLAFIEQVLGET from the coding sequence ATGAGTGTGGACGGGGCCGGTACGCAGCACGGTGACGGCGGAGCGGACGAGCCTGGCTGGGACGTCGATCCCGACGACGAGTCCGGCGTCGCGGTGATCGCCACGGTCGGCCGCCAGATCAAGGCCTGGCGGGAGTCGGCGGGCATGCGGGCCGGCGAGTTCGGGGCGGCGATCGGGTACGGCGAGGACCTGGTCTACAAGGTGGAGGGCGGGCGGCGCATCCCCCGGCCCGAGTTCCTGGACCGTGCGGACGAGGTCCTGCGCGCGGGCGGCAAGCTCGCGGCCATGAAGCAGGACGTGGCGGAGGTGCGGTACCCGAAGAAGGTGCGGGACCTGGCGAAGATGGAGGCCAAGGCGGTCGAGCTCGCGGCCTACGGCAACCACAACATCCACGGGCTGTTGCAGACCGAGACGTACATGCGGGCGCTGCTCGCCACCCGCCGGCCTGCGTACTCCCGACCCGAGCTCGAACGCATGGTGGAGGCCCGCATGGCTCGGCGTTCGGTCTTTGAGCGCGAACCAGCCCCGGAGTTCAGTTTCGTCCAGGAAGAGGTGACCCTGCGCCGCCCGATCGGAGGGACAATGGTGCTGCGCCAACAGCTTGAACGCCTCGTGGAGGTAGGGAACCTGCCCAACGTGGAGATCCAGGTGATGCCCACGTGCCGGGGAGATCACCCCGGCACGGGAGGGCGGATCCAGGTGTTGAAGTTCGGGGACGGCTCGGCTGTGGGGCGTACGGACAATGAGTTTGCAGGCCGCCCCGTATCCGATCCCAAGCAGCTCCGAATCCTCGAACTGAGGTATGGCATCATCCGGGCTCGGGCTCTCTCGCCAGGGGAGTCGCTGGCCTTCATCGAGCAAGTGCTGGGAGAGACATGA
- a CDS encoding acyl-CoA dehydrogenase has product MAGSTDFDLYRPAEEHDMLRETIRSLAEAKIAPHAAAVDEEARFPQEALDALVASDLHAVHVPEEYGGAGADALATVIVIEEVARVCASSSLIPAVNKLGSLPVILSGSEDLKKKYLGPLAKGDAMFSYALSEPDAGSDAAGMKTKAVRDGDFWVLNGVKRWITNAGESEYYTVMAVTDPEKRSKGISAFVVEKSDEGVSFGAPEKKLGIKGSPTREVYLDNVRIPADRMIGEEGTGFATAMKTLDHTRITIAAQALGIAQGALDYAKGYVQERKQFGKPIGDFQGIQFMLADMAMKLEAARQLTYSAAAKSQRLDGDLTFFGAAAKCFASDVAMEVTTDAVQLLGGYGYTRDYPVERMMRDAKITQIYEGTNQVQRIVMARNLP; this is encoded by the coding sequence TTGGCGGGTTCGACCGATTTCGACCTGTACCGTCCGGCCGAGGAGCACGACATGCTCCGCGAGACGATCCGTTCGCTCGCCGAGGCGAAGATCGCCCCGCACGCCGCCGCGGTGGACGAGGAGGCGCGCTTCCCGCAGGAGGCGCTGGACGCTCTCGTCGCCTCGGACCTGCACGCGGTCCACGTGCCGGAGGAGTACGGCGGCGCGGGCGCCGACGCGCTCGCCACGGTCATCGTGATCGAGGAGGTGGCCCGCGTCTGCGCGTCCTCCTCCCTGATCCCGGCCGTGAACAAGCTGGGCTCGCTCCCGGTGATCCTCTCCGGCTCGGAGGACCTCAAGAAGAAGTACCTGGGCCCGCTGGCCAAGGGCGACGCGATGTTCTCGTACGCCCTGTCCGAGCCGGACGCGGGCTCCGACGCCGCGGGCATGAAGACCAAGGCCGTCCGCGACGGTGACTTCTGGGTCCTCAACGGTGTGAAGCGCTGGATCACCAACGCGGGCGAGTCCGAGTACTACACGGTGATGGCCGTGACGGACCCGGAGAAGCGCTCGAAGGGCATCTCGGCGTTCGTCGTCGAGAAGTCCGACGAGGGTGTCTCCTTCGGTGCCCCGGAGAAGAAGCTCGGCATCAAGGGCTCGCCGACGCGCGAGGTCTACCTCGACAACGTCCGCATCCCCGCCGACCGCATGATCGGCGAGGAGGGCACCGGCTTCGCCACGGCGATGAAGACCCTGGACCACACCCGCATCACGATCGCGGCCCAGGCCCTCGGCATCGCCCAGGGCGCCCTCGACTACGCCAAGGGCTACGTCCAGGAGCGCAAGCAGTTCGGCAAGCCGATCGGCGACTTCCAGGGCATCCAGTTCATGCTCGCCGACATGGCCATGAAGCTGGAGGCCGCCCGCCAGCTCACCTACAGCGCCGCCGCCAAGTCCCAGCGCCTCGACGGCGACCTGACCTTCTTCGGCGCCGCGGCCAAGTGCTTCGCCTCCGACGTCGCGATGGAGGTCACCACGGACGCCGTGCAGCTGCTCGGCGGCTACGGCTACACCCGTGACTACCCGGTCGAGCGCATGATGCGCGACGCCAAGATCACCCAGATCTACGAGGGCACGAACCAGGTCCAGCGGATCGTCATGGCCCGCAACCTGCCGTAG
- the purE gene encoding 5-(carboxyamino)imidazole ribonucleotide mutase, which translates to MTAPGSAPVVGIVMGSDSDWPVMEAAAKALGEFEIPYEVDVVSAHRMPHEMIAYGESAADRGLKAVIAGAGGAAHLPGMLASVTPLPVIGVPVPLKYLDGMDSLLSIVQMPAGVPVATVSVGGARNAGLLAARILAAHDGELLARMKDFQQELKDQATEKGKRLRAKAQGADHFGFGK; encoded by the coding sequence ATGACCGCACCAGGCTCCGCCCCCGTCGTCGGCATCGTCATGGGCTCCGACTCCGACTGGCCCGTGATGGAAGCGGCCGCCAAGGCCCTCGGCGAGTTCGAGATCCCCTACGAGGTCGACGTCGTCTCCGCCCACCGCATGCCGCACGAGATGATCGCGTACGGCGAGTCGGCGGCTGACCGCGGCCTCAAGGCGGTCATCGCGGGAGCGGGCGGCGCGGCGCACCTGCCCGGCATGCTCGCCTCCGTCACCCCGCTGCCCGTGATCGGCGTCCCGGTCCCGCTGAAGTACCTCGACGGCATGGACAGCCTGCTGTCCATCGTCCAGATGCCGGCCGGTGTCCCCGTGGCCACCGTGTCCGTCGGCGGCGCCCGTAACGCCGGTCTGCTCGCCGCCCGTATCCTCGCCGCCCACGACGGTGAGCTGCTGGCGCGGATGAAGGACTTCCAGCAGGAGCTCAAGGACCAGGCGACGGAGAAGGGCAAGCGGCTGCGCGCCAAGGCCCAGGGTGCGGACCACTTCGGCTTCGGGAAGTAG
- a CDS encoding ATP-binding protein, with translation MRRRLINSTLAVVLVVIAVFGVSLVIVETRTISNSAQESVDAEAFRLISVVESRLLGAERITPQVLAEQVDPSRYARVEIPGRSPIEVGERPADGDSIRSTETGEQGEKVTVEESRSTVTREVGRTLLIIGAVALLAIISAVLLAVRQADRLTSPLTDLAETAERLGSGDPRPRHKRYGVTELDRVADVLDSSAERIARMLTAERRLAADASHQLRTPLTALSMRIEEISVTDDPDTVKEEANIALTQVERLTDVVQRLLTNARDPRTGSAVVFDLDEIVKQQIEEWRPAYRSAGRAVVCSGKHGLEAVGTPGAVAQVLAALIENSLMHGGGTVALRTRVTGNQVVVEVTDEGPGVPADLGARIFERTISGRNSTGIGLAVARDLAEADGGRLELLQQQPPVFALFLSRVVPSRKEYARPVR, from the coding sequence ATGCGCCGCCGACTGATCAACTCCACGCTCGCCGTGGTGCTCGTCGTGATCGCCGTCTTCGGCGTCTCCCTCGTCATCGTCGAGACCCGCACCATCAGCAACAGCGCCCAGGAGAGCGTCGACGCCGAGGCATTCCGGCTGATCAGCGTCGTCGAGAGCCGGCTGCTCGGCGCCGAACGGATCACCCCCCAGGTCCTCGCCGAGCAGGTGGACCCCAGCCGCTACGCCCGCGTCGAGATCCCGGGGCGGTCCCCGATCGAGGTCGGCGAGCGCCCCGCGGACGGCGACTCGATCCGCAGCACGGAGACCGGGGAGCAGGGCGAGAAGGTCACCGTCGAGGAGTCCCGCTCCACCGTGACCCGCGAGGTCGGCCGGACCCTGCTGATCATCGGGGCGGTGGCGCTGCTCGCCATCATCTCCGCCGTGCTCCTCGCCGTGCGCCAGGCCGACCGGCTGACCTCACCGCTCACCGACCTCGCCGAGACCGCCGAGCGCCTCGGATCGGGCGACCCGCGGCCCCGGCACAAGCGGTACGGGGTGACCGAGCTGGACCGGGTCGCCGACGTCCTGGACTCCTCCGCCGAACGGATCGCCCGCATGCTCACGGCAGAGCGGCGCCTGGCCGCGGACGCCTCGCACCAGCTCCGTACGCCGTTGACGGCCCTCTCCATGCGGATCGAGGAGATCTCGGTCACCGACGACCCCGACACGGTGAAGGAGGAGGCGAACATCGCGCTCACCCAGGTCGAGCGGCTCACCGACGTGGTGCAGCGGCTGCTGACCAACGCCCGTGACCCGCGGACCGGCTCCGCCGTCGTGTTCGACCTCGACGAGATCGTCAAGCAGCAGATCGAGGAGTGGCGCCCGGCCTACCGCAGCGCGGGGCGCGCCGTCGTCTGCTCGGGCAAGCACGGGCTGGAGGCCGTCGGTACTCCCGGAGCCGTGGCCCAGGTGCTCGCCGCCCTGATCGAGAACTCGCTGATGCACGGCGGCGGCACGGTCGCGCTGCGCACCCGTGTCACCGGCAACCAGGTCGTCGTCGAGGTCACCGACGAGGGCCCCGGTGTCCCCGCCGACCTCGGGGCGCGGATCTTCGAGCGCACCATCAGCGGCCGGAACTCCACCGGGATCGGCCTCGCGGTGGCCCGGGACCTCGCCGAGGCCGACGGCGGCCGTCTCGAACTGCTCCAGCAGCAGCCCCCGGTCTTCGCCCTCTTCCTCAGCAGGGTCGTGCCGAGCCGCAAGGAGTACGCGCGCCCGGTGCGCTGA
- a CDS encoding response regulator transcription factor yields MTRVLLAEDDASISEPLARALRREGYEVEVREDGPTALDAGLQGGVDLVVLDLGLPGMDGLEVARRLRADGHAVPILVLTARADEVDTVVGLDAGADDYVTKPFRLAELLARVRALLRRGAVEPAPQPATHGVRIDVESHRAWMGDEELQLTAKEFDLLRVLVRDAGRVVTRDQLMREVWDTTWWSSTKTLDMHISWLRKKLGDDAANPRYIATVRGVGFRFEKS; encoded by the coding sequence ATGACCCGTGTACTGCTCGCCGAGGACGACGCATCCATCTCGGAGCCGCTGGCCCGCGCCCTGCGTCGAGAGGGTTACGAGGTCGAGGTCCGCGAGGACGGTCCGACCGCACTCGACGCCGGACTCCAGGGAGGCGTCGACCTGGTCGTCCTCGACCTGGGGCTCCCCGGCATGGACGGCCTGGAGGTCGCCAGACGGCTGCGGGCCGACGGCCACGCCGTGCCGATCCTGGTGCTGACCGCCCGCGCCGACGAGGTCGACACCGTCGTCGGTCTGGACGCCGGCGCCGACGACTACGTCACCAAGCCCTTCCGCCTCGCCGAGCTCCTCGCCCGGGTCCGCGCCCTGCTGCGCCGCGGCGCGGTCGAGCCCGCCCCGCAGCCCGCCACGCACGGCGTCAGGATCGACGTCGAGTCGCACCGTGCCTGGATGGGCGACGAGGAACTCCAGCTCACCGCCAAGGAGTTCGACCTGCTCCGGGTCCTCGTCCGGGACGCCGGGCGGGTCGTCACCCGTGACCAGCTGATGCGCGAGGTGTGGGACACCACCTGGTGGTCCTCCACCAAGACCCTCGACATGCACATCTCCTGGCTCCGCAAGAAGCTCGGGGACGACGCCGCCAATCCGAGGTACATCGCCACGGTCCGGGGCGTCGGCTTCCGGTTCGAGAAGAGCTGA
- a CDS encoding 5-(carboxyamino)imidazole ribonucleotide synthase: MTFPVVGMVGGGQLARMTHEAGIPLGLKFKLLSDTPQDSAAQVVGEVVVGDYRDLETLRAFARGCDVITFDHEHVPTEHLRALEAEGIPVRPGPDALVHAQDKGVMRAKLTEIGAPCPRHRIVADPADAAAFADEVGGFPVILKTVRGGYDGKGVWVVRSEADAAEPFRAGVPVLAEEKVDFARELAANIVRSPHGQAVAYPVVESVQVDGVCDTVIAPAPDLDERLAGEAQQLALRIAAELGVVGHLAVELFETRDGRILVNELAMRPHNSGHWTQDGAVTSQFANHVRAVLDLPLGDPRPRATWTVMSNVLGGDYPDMYQAYLHCMARDPQLKIHMYGKDVKPGRKVGHVNTYGDDLADVRERARHAADYLRGTITE, encoded by the coding sequence GTGACGTTCCCTGTAGTCGGCATGGTCGGCGGCGGTCAGCTCGCCCGTATGACCCACGAGGCGGGTATCCCCCTCGGCCTGAAATTCAAGCTCCTCAGTGACACACCCCAGGACTCGGCCGCCCAGGTGGTCGGTGAGGTCGTGGTCGGCGACTACCGCGACCTGGAGACGCTGCGCGCCTTCGCCCGCGGCTGCGATGTGATCACCTTCGACCACGAGCACGTGCCGACCGAGCACCTGCGGGCCCTGGAGGCGGAAGGCATCCCCGTGCGCCCCGGCCCCGACGCCCTGGTGCACGCCCAGGACAAGGGGGTCATGCGCGCCAAGCTCACCGAGATCGGCGCACCCTGCCCCCGCCATCGCATCGTCGCCGACCCGGCAGACGCCGCGGCCTTCGCCGACGAGGTGGGCGGCTTCCCCGTCATCCTCAAGACGGTCCGGGGCGGCTACGACGGCAAGGGCGTCTGGGTGGTCCGCTCCGAGGCGGACGCCGCCGAGCCCTTCCGCGCGGGTGTCCCCGTCCTCGCCGAGGAGAAGGTCGACTTCGCACGCGAGCTGGCGGCCAACATCGTCCGCTCGCCGCACGGCCAGGCCGTCGCCTACCCCGTGGTCGAGTCCGTCCAGGTCGACGGGGTCTGCGACACCGTCATCGCCCCGGCGCCCGACCTCGACGAACGCCTTGCCGGTGAGGCCCAGCAGCTCGCCCTGCGGATCGCCGCCGAGCTCGGTGTGGTGGGCCACCTCGCGGTCGAGCTCTTCGAGACGCGGGACGGCCGCATCCTCGTCAACGAGCTCGCGATGCGCCCGCACAACTCCGGGCACTGGACCCAGGACGGCGCGGTCACCTCGCAGTTCGCCAACCATGTGCGGGCCGTGCTGGACCTCCCGCTCGGCGACCCCCGCCCGCGCGCCACGTGGACGGTCATGTCCAACGTCCTCGGCGGCGACTACCCGGACATGTACCAGGCGTACCTGCACTGCATGGCCCGCGACCCGCAGCTCAAGATCCACATGTACGGCAAGGACGTGAAGCCCGGCCGCAAGGTCGGCCACGTCAACACCTACGGCGACGATCTGGCGGACGTGCGGGAGCGCGCCCGGCACGCGGCCGACTATCTGCGAGGAACGATCACCGAATGA
- a CDS encoding DUF397 domain-containing protein, producing MIRKVIAEEASGLEWFKSSYSDSSDGNDCVEVAARTHSVLVRDSKDASGPRLGFAPSAWAAFVEHASRD from the coding sequence ATGATCCGCAAGGTCATTGCCGAGGAAGCATCCGGGCTGGAGTGGTTCAAGAGCAGCTACAGCGACAGCAGCGACGGCAACGACTGCGTCGAGGTCGCCGCCCGCACGCACTCCGTCCTGGTCCGCGACTCCAAGGACGCGTCCGGACCCCGGCTCGGATTCGCCCCGTCCGCCTGGGCGGCGTTCGTGGAGCACGCCTCCAGGGACTGA
- a CDS encoding GtrA family protein: MSERGALRTRLDLLGREVAKFGAVGALGLVVNIAVSNLIWRTTEIPVVRAGLMGTVVAILFNYVGFRYWTYRDRDKTGRTRELTLFLLFSAVGAVIETGVLYAATYGFGWNSPVQSNVFKILGIGIATLFRFWSYRTWVFRALPAEEAVLDTERFLEQRRPSDEVAPGPVAH; this comes from the coding sequence ATGAGCGAACGGGGCGCACTGCGGACCCGGCTTGACCTGCTGGGACGCGAGGTCGCCAAGTTCGGCGCGGTAGGCGCACTCGGGCTGGTCGTCAACATCGCCGTCTCCAACCTGATCTGGCGCACCACGGAGATCCCGGTGGTGCGGGCCGGTCTGATGGGGACGGTCGTCGCCATCCTCTTCAACTACGTCGGCTTCCGCTACTGGACCTACCGGGACCGCGACAAGACCGGCCGGACCCGCGAGCTGACGCTGTTCCTGCTGTTCAGCGCCGTCGGTGCGGTGATCGAGACGGGCGTTCTCTACGCGGCGACGTACGGCTTCGGGTGGAACAGCCCGGTCCAGAGCAACGTGTTCAAGATCCTCGGTATCGGCATCGCCACGCTGTTCCGCTTCTGGTCGTACCGCACCTGGGTGTTCAGGGCGCTGCCCGCCGAGGAGGCCGTGCTCGACACGGAGCGATTTCTGGAGCAGCGACGACCCTCCGACGAGGTAGCACCCGGCCCGGTGGCCCACTGA
- a CDS encoding helix-turn-helix domain-containing protein encodes MDTQQDIAPPCAPPGTTEDAKPSSGVVHINSRHTSDFTVIGNHLSRHRQLSLVAIGLAVHIQSLPAGARVGIKRLAERFPESETRIAAALRELEGAGYLHRSRMRLPDGRVVTRTVSRNRPDTGQAAPPPPRPPERPPTRTASPPTPHEPAPEPSAPPPPAPVCVPAPTARTAPPPPVPRPATDTPELLRAAGALLADLRRLSPQLVLSERDIATLAPGVATWLERDAHPDTIRHALTADLPVPLRHPAKLLRHRITTLLPPPLPGAHDLAPPQRPGVIVIPFQNCDRCDRAFRSRHPGHCRDCRAETQAAA; translated from the coding sequence ATGGATACCCAGCAGGATATCGCGCCCCCGTGCGCCCCACCCGGTACGACCGAGGATGCCAAGCCGTCCTCCGGCGTCGTCCACATCAACTCCCGGCACACCAGCGACTTCACCGTCATCGGCAACCACCTCAGCCGTCATCGGCAGCTGTCCCTGGTCGCCATCGGGCTCGCCGTGCACATCCAGTCGCTGCCCGCCGGAGCGAGAGTCGGCATCAAGCGGCTTGCCGAGCGCTTCCCGGAGAGCGAGACGCGCATCGCCGCCGCCCTGCGGGAGTTGGAGGGCGCGGGCTATCTGCACCGCAGCCGGATGCGGCTCCCCGACGGCCGTGTCGTGACCCGCACCGTCTCCCGCAACCGGCCGGACACCGGACAGGCCGCACCACCGCCCCCTCGGCCGCCGGAAAGGCCCCCGACGCGAACAGCGTCGCCACCCACACCGCATGAGCCCGCGCCCGAGCCCTCGGCGCCACCACCGCCCGCCCCGGTCTGCGTACCCGCCCCCACGGCACGTACGGCGCCGCCCCCACCCGTCCCCCGCCCGGCGACGGACACCCCGGAGCTGCTGCGCGCCGCCGGAGCGCTCCTCGCGGACCTCCGCCGGCTGTCACCCCAACTCGTGCTGTCGGAGCGGGACATCGCGACCCTCGCCCCGGGAGTGGCCACCTGGCTGGAGCGCGACGCCCACCCCGACACGATCCGCCACGCCCTCACCGCCGACCTGCCCGTGCCGCTGCGCCACCCGGCCAAGCTGCTGCGGCACCGGATCACGACCCTCCTGCCGCCGCCGCTGCCCGGCGCCCACGACCTGGCGCCGCCACAGCGCCCCGGCGTGATCGTCATCCCGTTCCAGAACTGCGACCGCTGCGACCGCGCCTTCCGCTCCCGCCACCCCGGCCACTGCCGCGACTGCCGAGCGGAGACACAAGCAGCGGCCTGA
- a CDS encoding UDP-glucose dehydrogenase family protein has product MALRITVIGTGYLGATHAAAMAELGFEVLGLDVVPEKIEMLSAGRVPMYEPGLEEILQKHVAGIEGSTGRLRFTTSWEEIGAFGDVHFVCVNTPQKHGEYACDMSYVDSAFESLAPQLTRPALVVGKSTVPVGSAARLAERLAELAPAGTDAELAWNPEFLREGFAVQDTLHPDRIVVGVESERAEKLLREVYAGPIAEGSPFVVTDFPTAELVKTSANSFLATKISFINAMAEVCEAADGDVVKLAEAIGHDERIGKKFLRAGIGFGGGCLPKDIRAFMARAGELGADQALTFLREVDSINMRRRGHMVELAREAVGGGSFLGTRVAVLGATFKPDSDDVRDSPALNVAGQIHLQGGQVTVFDPKGMDNARRLFPTLGYADTALDAVRGADVVLHLTEWREFRELDAAELGEVAGRRIILDGRNALDPTVWREAGWTYRAMGRPKA; this is encoded by the coding sequence ATGGCCCTCAGGATCACCGTGATCGGCACCGGCTACCTCGGCGCCACCCATGCCGCGGCCATGGCGGAGCTGGGCTTCGAAGTCCTCGGGCTCGACGTGGTGCCCGAGAAGATCGAGATGCTCTCGGCCGGCCGGGTGCCGATGTACGAGCCGGGGCTCGAGGAGATCCTGCAGAAGCACGTGGCGGGCATCGAGGGGTCCACCGGGCGCCTGCGGTTCACCACCTCCTGGGAGGAGATCGGCGCCTTCGGCGACGTGCACTTCGTCTGCGTGAACACTCCCCAGAAGCACGGCGAGTACGCCTGCGACATGAGCTACGTGGACAGCGCCTTCGAGTCGCTCGCCCCGCAGCTGACCAGGCCCGCGCTGGTCGTGGGCAAGTCGACCGTCCCGGTGGGCTCCGCCGCACGGCTGGCTGAGCGGCTGGCGGAGCTGGCACCGGCGGGCACGGACGCCGAGCTGGCCTGGAACCCCGAGTTCCTGCGCGAGGGCTTCGCGGTGCAGGACACCCTCCACCCCGACCGGATCGTGGTCGGGGTCGAGAGCGAGCGGGCCGAGAAGCTGCTGCGCGAGGTGTACGCCGGACCGATCGCCGAGGGCTCGCCCTTCGTCGTGACGGACTTCCCGACCGCCGAGCTGGTGAAGACCTCCGCGAACTCCTTCCTGGCGACCAAGATCTCCTTCATCAACGCCATGGCCGAGGTCTGCGAGGCCGCCGACGGCGACGTGGTGAAGCTCGCCGAGGCCATAGGGCACGACGAGCGCATCGGGAAGAAGTTCCTGCGGGCCGGGATCGGCTTCGGCGGGGGCTGCCTGCCCAAGGACATCCGGGCCTTCATGGCGCGCGCCGGTGAGCTGGGCGCCGACCAGGCGCTGACCTTCCTGCGGGAGGTCGACTCCATCAACATGCGCCGCCGCGGCCACATGGTGGAGCTGGCCCGCGAGGCCGTGGGCGGGGGGTCCTTCCTGGGCACGCGCGTCGCGGTGCTGGGCGCCACCTTCAAGCCGGACTCCGACGACGTACGCGACTCACCCGCCCTGAACGTCGCCGGGCAGATCCATCTGCAGGGCGGCCAGGTGACGGTCTTCGACCCGAAGGGCATGGACAACGCCCGCCGCCTCTTCCCGACCCTCGGCTACGCGGACACGGCGCTGGACGCGGTGCGGGGTGCGGACGTGGTGCTGCACCTGACGGAGTGGCGGGAGTTCCGGGAGCTGGACGCGGCGGAGCTCGGCGAGGTCGCGGGGCGGCGGATCATCCTGGACGGCCGCAACGCCCTCGACCCCACGGTGTGGCGCGAGGCCGGCTGGACCTACCGGGCGATGGGCCGCCCGAAGGCCTGA